The genomic DNA gtcaatttgtccaaatgcgtgtgcgtgtgtgtgacattctttttcttttgccataaataaatctctcagtggacgacctggattcatccagaaaatataaatataaatttggactacaactgcactcgtacactggcgagtataaacctctcactaaaataaaaaaaatataaaagttttattaagatttgtttttattgtgttttaattgcagggtgagagtgcagtcaaattttggcgccgttgccggggggattaaggcaaaaacaaaaagaaaaaaaataaaaataataataaaaaaaagaataagcatctcttgataaaatcggtaactctatttctcttttactttatttttgtttgtgcattgtatatgagactgagatcaggtagaattttgaaacagtattttcatatcattctgagtctttacctgcaattggattgtcaactttacactcatgtctcaaaattactacaatctgtctgcacaagatacttatcatgatgaaaattatcattttgaatctgatttgtctagacctcttaaggattatctataccctcttaggcaaactacttttgatttgcaaccagacactgcccatttgttacccacttaccatgaaattgaggtttggtgtgctgtgtgtgagacttcaactcatttaacggatgactgccctataatacctgcttttaaggaagtattgtatggtcaatccagttacacacacacacaattatgagggaatgtattaccagaaccataaggaaaactaccattcggactttgatgcatatcaccttaattcacactttcatccaaatttctcatgggaaaatgattttgtagcccaaccacatgagcacttcctttcccagcctcaatcatttcaaacgaatgaagggtctacattcgatgcatatcaaccccctcatgggagttcattagaagataccttcaatctatttatgcaaggccaaatggaaatttttacacaaatgtccaaatgtcaagaacataccattagagttacagaggacattaggaaccaattgacacagctaacacagactttgagcatgtcagagcctgtccatcccaactcactccaaatcccattaataaaacctatcatcaaaagtgaaagtcaggagcaggacataggagtgactgtcttaaggaatggagaaataattgagaaacttgatgcccctaggacagtacaccatttggtgcaagaagagagagtggttgatcacagtgaggtagatgtcaatgaagccttggaggaagaaaaagaccaaaatgatgtaagaaaagaagaaacctgggaggaagaagaggataaaattcgagagccaaaatgtgaaaaaatcataagtttatccacatttacccctcaatttctatcttttaggttagttgatattattgaggatcaaattaaaccaaacacgtgtgagatgtttgtgcaaattaatgtgccatacgcggatataataaaaccaacacctccggacgatatattttcaaaatatatatgtgcattcatgagaaaaatcaatttatataattttgaaaataactttaaaagtggtgtagtgaatgggagatattatacgattaggtgggcaaccacttatttgatccttaattggaagaaaagaaaaaaaaaattctaaaaaaataaaaataaaaatataataaaataattttatatatatatatatacatataagttgttccttttcttcattacttaactagtgtttctctatgtgcagtctaaataaaatttctccatacgagtttatgtattgaagaccgccaggtatgcctatcttctatccttttattgccaattgaggacaatacgcaatttaagttggggggtaaggtgtctacaaaattttacctaaaaaaaaaaaaattaaaacaaaattaattaaaaaaaaaatttgaattgagagagacagaattgacgctggtggtagccatcttttcttgggcagtgcaatcacactgccctataaagaaagaaggcacactgccaaatgttgaaaacagaggcgccgagcgttgaaaaaaaaaaaaggcacactgccatttgttgaaaaatgagacgctaaacgacgtcaagtctgacggtgcaattatggcatgcctcgagtcgagtgtagaatagtgatgcccattgctctataagagactccatatctgtatgaggcaagtcacccctcttgagctcaatcttctctcctttgtgttattctccgatcaggtactctcatcccttttgtaaagtttatagttctttactttcttcttagtataatttttttttttttttaaaaaaaaatggatctttatctctcaaaaattcacaagtactatccatctctcccgcagaatgatttgaaaaaaatttatgttgctaggtgtgaaagacttaggttgttgatgcttaataacatccctgaagatattcgttggctgatcgaagcaaaagttcgattagctggtgaaactttacctagttttaagcattttccaagcttagggaagagtagttttgcgaagaaaagaagagagaaaagagtgaatggttgttacaaatgtgctcgatggacctgtaacacacgatgcaaatctgtggggtttacgtccataaatcgagaagataaaattagtttcataaaggatggactgagtaaggagtctttggatgatatccgattgactcttgagacgcatccatgtggaatagtgcaaagagaacttcttgctttatggacccagttcagaagtgaccaccaacgctatagtcttgggaatctaactaaaaacgaccctgtttgccaatctataagaaaattggatgggaagcttatccccgcttcatagaaagtgtttaagccgtttctggacgtaaaaccagaggaagatgtgagccacaatcacaactacttatacatacgcatgatttttgtttgtatttatttcttgttgaattgttgtatagctacttttgatcgctaaacttcttttcaggacatacaaaaggaacaaacatggaatgccagttagttcgtcgaatcaataccatatgcgtactttgtggctctcaacttgggagcgatatttgttacgcacttgcagcgaacgaacttggtaaaaaattaggagagaaaaaaattaatttggtatatgaagggggaagtcgtggattgaatggttatgtttcacaagctgtacatcttggaaattcatctgtggtaggtataatgccaatccctttagctgaaccacatatttccgggattacacgcggtcaacttatagaaacgacttctatgtctgagcgcatggcttgtaagatttatcagtcagatgccttcattgctttaccaggaggttttggaacacttgaagaaatcttttgtataatctcctgggccaagagtaatctccataccaaacccattggacttttaaatgttaaccattttttcgatgggttactctcttttcttgatcaggctgtggaccaacagttcatttctcgttcagcaagaaagattctcatttctgcatccaccattgataagctgctagagaaattacatgcttatgttccacagtatgatcctcatgagcctcggatagactggtctaaggcaattagtaacaagcgccaaaggggtccgattaatttagatttatcactgtgagaaatgctctttattaagatggctgagtaaggagtactttttatactcttgagacgcatctagttattgtacaactcgcagaatttttcttgattgtgttctttaaaaaaaaaaaaaaaaaaaaaaaaaaaaaaaaaaaaaaacaaaacaaaactgtggaatgttgttagcaaagtctttgataagatggctaagtaaggagtactttttgtactcttgagacgcatttttttatcttatgacttgcatcaatttttattttggtatgaaaatataaatatatatatatatggtgtgctcatttgttgtttaagttttagcagttcacagcaaaatgaacttgtggagttacaggtattcctaacaaccctaatttattactgcaattcaagttggggggtgtaaggtttagttatgaattatctggttcatatttaactgtgagtttgctattgctagtttgtagtcttgtgtgaattgattatctttatctgctcttattaaaaaaaaaaaaaaaattgtgtttcaaataacgctattcctaaagttttgaagttatgcactgatagccggttaagtttgcaatacgaaacatggatgcattgatttcttatttgaaaacgtatgtgcattagaataagtaatttgcattcatcagggattcaaaatttaaaaattggttatcggtcataaagtcaaaggtaacagtaattagctgattagtacattgtatgatccctcaacagaagtggagactattacccaagtaagtgtttgagcctaataaccattaattctgagtgaaataatacttactctaaatatgctctcttgtttatcttatcttttcaatggcttcaaaatatcaattcgctttgaatgtctagtatgatagcggataaatttgactggtttcaaacttcgacttagatgactgagaagcatgatagggggatcaatttctttcagtttgagcctattaaacctttttctttctttaaattaacctcccttgctatcccatttgagccatttgtagtacaatttctttcgttactctcggttaacccataaccatatgaattttatccaacctggtgtgattttgggaattaatctgtctttctattttcatatttaaagagaaaaagaaaaaaaaagagaaaaaaaaagagaaaaaaaaaagaagaaaaagaaaaaaaaaaggggggggggcaaattctcttagctattcagcacaactgtttcaaaataaatgctaaaaaaaaaaaaatcccgacacaccctttgcacactctacattttttttgacaacccgtattaaccttatagccccattacaacccagtctggtccttgttgatgctataaatcatgtgatctcagaattcgagtttggagtagggaatcatgtttaaattcagaagttactcatctagagcattattccaatcatggagctatgtcaatttccttgttctttcatgaaaatacgttccttgtatttgggatagcaccgagttttgaacttgttctgcatttactcttataacggtgcacccccttgtgtgtacacctgaggaatcctttttattggagagaaaattcatagtgagatttgaagtcaaaactttgagggagtaagtctgtgtgttggttatcctaatttctattcctgagattgtatgacctttaaccaaaaatctgatttagaatgctaaattacttattcgattttatgcattttggtttcgaatttgaaatttttacattcatatagttattgtgaataaagtttggcaggtgtatagtctgattgctaagggactagcaatgtttaagttgggggatatgattagtggttaattttgtaaaaattttgttataattatacccttctttcgatcttaaatatggtttaaattagatattaatatatattttatggttatatgtaaatttaaattgaaagatgaatgaaatgaagttctaaagtaaataataataat from Diospyros lotus cultivar Yz01 chromosome 4, ASM1463336v1, whole genome shotgun sequence includes the following:
- the LOC127798984 gene encoding uncharacterized protein LOC127798984 is translated as MVNPVTHTHNYEGMYYQNHKENYHSDFDAYHLNSHFHPNFSWENDFVAQPHEHFLSQPQSFQTNEGSTFDAYQPPHGSSLEDTFNLFMQGQMEIFTQMSKCQEHTIRVTEDIRNQLTQLTQTLSMSEPVHPNSLQIPLIKPIIKSESQEQDIGVTVLRNGEIIEKLDAPRTVHHLVQEERVVDHSEVDVNEALEEEKDQNDVRKEETWEEEEDKIREPKCEKIISLSTFTPQFLSFRLVDIIEDQIKPNTCEMFVQINVPYADIIKPTPPDDIFSKYICAFMRKINLYNFENNFKSGVVNGRYYTIRWATTYLILNWKKRKKKF